One part of the Roseomonas gilardii genome encodes these proteins:
- a CDS encoding prolyl oligopeptidase family serine peptidase: protein MPEPDSRPTLAAPDEDPWLWLEEVEGPRALEWVEGQNATLLARHADACFEADRDALKAAMDRPDKLPFVTRRGGLLYNFWQDAARPRGLWRRTTLDSYRTSDPVWEDLLDLDALAAAEGEDWVWQGARSRPGAHDRAILSLSRGGGDAVVLREFDLPTRRFVEGGFAVPEAKGLVDWIDRDTLLLSTALGEGNATQSGYPRRIRLWRRGVAPLEAEVLFETAPESMGLWGTVDRETGDWVFREQLGFYDARYHVAKPGGAVRTLDLPTDMRLDWHHGGTAPAGGAELEGWLVLWPRTPWTVAGQTHAPDTLLGIRLADFLAGSREFATLFVPGERRALQGFFWCRGRLVLSVLDDLRPVFTLRTPPAGGRADWHAEEIPGLPRIGVVSVWPLDAEEMESDGTLMVSVQDPVTPPSLMLSSLDLPMPALLKQAPHVYDAAGLVVTRHEAVSVDGERIPYVQVGPEGLTGEAPVHMTGYGGFQVTTQPYYAMRTGKLWLEKGGTTVLANIRGGGEFGTRWHEAGRLAGKARSHDDFAAVAADLVRRGVTRPGRIAAEGGSNGGLLIANMLTRYPERFGALFCTIPLVDMRRYTKLLAGASWIAEYGDPERPEDWEFLRHISAYHCAEPGREYPPILLATARKDDRVHPGHARKMAAKLQAMGYDAHFYEPGAGGHGYGKDSGEIATFSALGTAFLRRAIGWEE, encoded by the coding sequence ATGCCGGAACCCGATTCCCGCCCGACCCTCGCCGCGCCGGACGAGGACCCCTGGCTCTGGCTGGAGGAGGTGGAGGGGCCCCGCGCCCTGGAATGGGTGGAAGGGCAGAACGCCACCCTGCTGGCCCGTCACGCCGATGCCTGCTTCGAGGCCGATCGCGACGCGCTGAAGGCGGCGATGGACCGGCCGGACAAGCTGCCCTTCGTCACCCGCCGGGGCGGGCTGCTGTACAATTTCTGGCAGGATGCCGCCCGGCCACGCGGGCTCTGGCGGCGGACCACGCTGGATTCCTACCGCACCAGCGACCCGGTCTGGGAGGACCTGCTGGACCTCGACGCGCTGGCGGCGGCGGAGGGGGAGGACTGGGTCTGGCAAGGGGCGCGCAGCCGGCCCGGCGCGCATGACCGGGCGATCCTCTCGCTGTCGCGCGGCGGCGGGGATGCGGTGGTGCTGCGGGAGTTCGACCTTCCCACCCGGCGCTTCGTGGAGGGCGGCTTCGCCGTGCCGGAAGCCAAGGGGCTGGTGGACTGGATCGACCGCGACACGCTGCTGCTCTCCACCGCGCTGGGGGAAGGGAATGCCACGCAGTCCGGCTATCCCCGCCGCATCCGGCTCTGGCGCCGGGGCGTGGCGCCGCTGGAGGCGGAGGTGCTGTTCGAGACCGCGCCGGAGAGCATGGGGCTCTGGGGCACGGTGGACCGCGAGACGGGCGACTGGGTCTTCCGCGAACAGCTCGGCTTCTATGACGCGCGCTATCACGTGGCGAAGCCGGGCGGCGCGGTCAGGACGCTCGACCTGCCGACCGACATGCGGCTGGACTGGCACCATGGCGGCACCGCCCCGGCCGGCGGGGCGGAACTGGAGGGCTGGCTGGTCCTCTGGCCGCGCACGCCCTGGACGGTGGCGGGGCAGACCCATGCGCCGGATACGCTGCTGGGCATCCGGCTGGCGGATTTCCTGGCGGGGAGCCGGGAATTCGCCACGCTCTTCGTGCCGGGCGAGCGCCGGGCGCTGCAGGGCTTCTTCTGGTGCCGGGGGCGGCTGGTGCTTTCCGTCCTGGACGACCTGCGCCCGGTCTTCACCCTGCGGACCCCGCCGGCAGGCGGCAGGGCGGATTGGCACGCCGAGGAGATCCCGGGCCTGCCGCGGATCGGCGTGGTCAGCGTCTGGCCGCTCGACGCGGAGGAGATGGAATCCGACGGCACGCTGATGGTCAGCGTCCAGGACCCGGTGACGCCGCCCAGCCTGATGCTGTCCTCCCTGGACCTGCCCATGCCGGCGCTGCTGAAGCAGGCGCCGCACGTCTATGACGCGGCGGGGCTGGTGGTGACGCGGCACGAGGCGGTCTCGGTGGATGGGGAGCGCATCCCCTATGTGCAGGTCGGGCCGGAGGGGCTGACCGGCGAGGCGCCGGTGCACATGACGGGCTATGGCGGCTTCCAGGTCACCACGCAGCCCTATTACGCCATGCGCACGGGCAAGCTCTGGCTGGAAAAGGGGGGCACCACCGTGCTCGCCAATATCCGGGGCGGCGGCGAGTTCGGCACGCGATGGCACGAGGCCGGGCGGTTGGCGGGCAAGGCGCGCTCGCATGACGATTTCGCCGCCGTGGCCGCGGACCTGGTGCGGCGCGGCGTCACCCGGCCGGGGCGCATCGCGGCGGAGGGCGGCAGCAATGGCGGGCTGCTGATCGCCAACATGCTGACGCGCTATCCGGAGCGGTTCGGGGCGCTGTTCTGCACCATCCCGCTGGTGGACATGCGCCGCTACACGAAGCTCCTGGCGGGGGCGAGCTGGATCGCGGAATACGGCGATCCGGAGAGGCCGGAGGACTGGGAATTCCTCCGGCACATCTCCGCCTATCACTGTGCGGAGCCGGGGCGGGAATACCCGCCCATCCTGCTGGCCACGGCGCGCAAGGACGACCGCGTCCATCCCGGCCATGCCCGCAAGATGGCCGCCAAGCTCCAGGCCATGGGCTACGACGCGCATTTCTACGAGCCCGGCGCGGGTGGCCATGGCTACGGCAAGGACAGCGGGGAGATCGCCACCTTCTCGGCCCTCGGCACCGCCTTCCTGCGCCGGGCCATCGGCTGGGAGGAATAG
- a CDS encoding FecCD family ABC transporter permease, producing the protein MSGLASDGLPLEAARPAIRGLVTARPGATGQVARLVLALLALLLLGLCVALAVSVGEMPVPLVTTFKALANRLLGAGYEVSRIQEGVIWDYRLSRALMAACLGGGLAVAGAVLQALLRNPLAEPYVLGISAGASTGAVAVVVLGLGGGLVSLSGGAFFGALAALLAVAALASASGGGAERVILAGVVASQLFNAITAYVVTTAANAEQARGVMFWLLGNLSGVRWPDLALAAPAVLVASLVCLFQARALDAFTFGADAAMTLGIPVGRVRALLFAVTAAMTAVLVSITGTVGFVGLVVPHAARFLVGPSHARLLPASLIMGAILAVLADILSRILVPQQTLPIGVVTALFGAPAFAVILCRSRRSV; encoded by the coding sequence GTGAGCGGCCTGGCCAGCGACGGGCTGCCGCTGGAAGCCGCCCGGCCGGCGATCCGCGGCCTGGTGACGGCCCGGCCCGGCGCCACCGGTCAGGTGGCGCGGCTGGTGCTGGCCCTGCTGGCGCTGCTGCTGCTCGGTCTCTGCGTCGCCCTGGCCGTCTCGGTGGGCGAGATGCCGGTGCCCCTCGTCACCACGTTCAAGGCGCTGGCCAACCGGCTGCTCGGCGCGGGCTACGAGGTCAGCCGAATCCAGGAGGGGGTGATCTGGGATTACCGGCTCAGCCGCGCGCTGATGGCGGCCTGTCTCGGCGGCGGGCTGGCGGTGGCGGGGGCGGTGCTGCAGGCGCTGCTGCGCAACCCGCTGGCGGAGCCCTATGTGCTGGGGATCTCCGCCGGCGCCTCGACCGGCGCCGTGGCGGTGGTGGTGCTGGGCCTGGGGGGCGGGCTGGTCTCGCTCTCCGGCGGTGCCTTTTTCGGCGCGCTGGCCGCGCTGCTGGCCGTGGCCGCCCTGGCCTCGGCCTCCGGCGGCGGGGCGGAGCGGGTGATCCTGGCCGGCGTCGTCGCCTCGCAGCTCTTCAACGCCATCACCGCCTATGTCGTCACCACCGCCGCGAATGCGGAACAGGCGCGCGGGGTGATGTTCTGGCTGCTCGGCAATCTGAGCGGCGTGCGCTGGCCCGACCTCGCCCTCGCGGCGCCGGCCGTGCTGGTGGCGAGCCTCGTCTGCCTGTTCCAGGCCCGGGCGCTGGATGCCTTCACCTTCGGCGCCGATGCGGCGATGACGCTGGGCATCCCGGTGGGGCGGGTGCGCGCCCTGCTCTTCGCGGTGACGGCGGCGATGACCGCGGTGCTGGTGAGCATCACCGGCACGGTGGGCTTCGTCGGCCTCGTGGTGCCGCATGCAGCGCGATTCCTGGTCGGCCCCTCCCATGCGCGGCTGCTGCCGGCCTCGCTGATCATGGGCGCCATCCTGGCGGTGCTGGCGGATATCCTTTCGCGCATCCTGGTGCCGCAGCAGACCCTGCCGATCGGCGTGGTGACGGCCCTGTTCGGCGCCCCGGCCTTCGCCGTGATCCTTTGCCGGTCGCGCCGATCGGTATGA
- a CDS encoding ABC transporter substrate-binding protein, protein MPSFPMLSALAGPRRGRALRRLGGLALGAGLALSGAMVPPAAAEPTRYPLTLRNCGLDLTFPKAPRRVVSIGQSETEILYALGLGDRIAGTALWVEPVLPQFAGENARVPRLADNDPSFESVVGKEPDLVTVQLEWHVGPRGRVGRREQFTDLGIPTYISPSDCTGKDNSGSGDGVRSQPYTMELLYQEIEELAAIFDVRDRGAALVAQLRKREADAVAAVASVKAQGLPVVFWFSSRDVKGDAFVAGTNGAPGYIARLLGLRNVIRTTEEWPTVSWEAIATANPAVIVMGEMTRRRFPADDVSVKRQFLETDPVTSQMPAVQARRFVVVGAQSMNPTLRTIDGIEAVARGIQALEKQEQAQGSGTKP, encoded by the coding sequence TTGCCCTGTCCGGCGCCATGGTGCCGCCGGCGGCCGCGGAGCCGACCCGCTACCCGCTGACCCTGCGCAACTGCGGGCTGGACCTGACCTTCCCCAAGGCACCGCGCCGGGTGGTCTCCATCGGCCAGTCGGAGACGGAGATCCTCTACGCCCTGGGCCTCGGCGACCGGATCGCCGGCACCGCGCTCTGGGTGGAGCCGGTGCTGCCGCAGTTCGCCGGGGAGAATGCCAGGGTCCCGCGCCTCGCGGACAATGACCCGAGCTTCGAATCTGTGGTGGGGAAGGAGCCGGACCTCGTCACCGTGCAGCTCGAATGGCATGTCGGGCCGCGCGGCCGGGTCGGACGGCGGGAGCAGTTCACCGATCTCGGCATCCCCACCTACATCTCGCCCTCCGACTGCACGGGCAAGGACAATTCCGGCAGCGGCGACGGGGTGCGGAGCCAGCCCTACACGATGGAGCTGCTCTACCAGGAGATCGAGGAGCTCGCCGCGATCTTCGACGTGCGGGATCGCGGCGCCGCGCTGGTGGCGCAGTTGAGGAAGCGCGAGGCCGATGCGGTGGCGGCGGTCGCCTCGGTGAAGGCGCAGGGCCTGCCGGTGGTCTTCTGGTTCTCCAGCCGCGACGTGAAGGGCGATGCCTTCGTGGCCGGCACCAATGGCGCGCCGGGCTACATCGCGCGGCTGCTGGGCCTGCGCAACGTCATCCGGACGACCGAGGAATGGCCGACCGTGAGCTGGGAGGCCATCGCCACCGCCAACCCCGCGGTGATCGTGATGGGCGAGATGACGCGCCGCCGCTTCCCCGCCGACGACGTGAGCGTCAAGCGCCAGTTCCTGGAGACGGACCCGGTCACCAGCCAGATGCCGGCGGTGCAGGCGCGGCGCTTCGTGGTGGTGGGGGCGCAGTCGATGAACCCGACGCTGCGCACCATCGACGGCATCGAGGCCGTGGCCAGGGGCATCCAGGCCCTGGAGAAGCAGGAGCAGGCCCAGGGAAGCGGGACGAAGCCGTGA